Proteins from one Candidatus Omnitrophota bacterium genomic window:
- a CDS encoding tetratricopeptide repeat protein, which yields MSDRFWQRLSYLSGIAALGVFFGLAVFLAGVEVKDLDLWLHLKTGQIIAETGSVPSVDIFSSTIAGRPWINHEWLFQVLVHYVHQFFGFDGLITMQVWVVTLTLALLLFLGYSRERQWLVVFTLLLVLLVYKTRFTIRPDIFSLLFFVLYVHLCSAHIHKRWFLPALVLIQVVWTNMHGFFFFGPLLIGTGIFAEFLKRRVPLPFEWNTVARLTDEEYRRLRWAGLAVLLACCVNPLGIKGALYPLVVLGQLGNGAGVFFKHITELQKPIAWNTLFTLQYLPYKMLILLSALSFVFNRRRVDVSVFLVWIVFLLFSLTAIRNMVFFAAAAYLVFAANAAQVVWDDVTPLRFTHPRFKSMTGIILKLSLLMWMMNLGLAVATNGYFDFDTYERKSEFGGLSKRSYPYKAVDFLVANGIKGDFFNDFNSGAYLIGRAYPNVKVFIDGRTELYGSDFFERYQKVWKQGDLKMFREMDIKRNITGAFLNNNNQDIPRKVLKMFARMPGWKVVYFDDDAVIFLKETPVHKPLITKFAVDLNKWNPKPMDLLKLGPKRIDPFPFVSRAYLLESLGMDGPALKEVACALQVSPDHPGAYRLWGKIDARRRDYRKAFEHFRMAVMLFPGDRQSRMGLANAYEHLGDRQGALRQYERLLADKPNDVRIADKVRKLKERLKK from the coding sequence ATGAGCGACCGATTCTGGCAACGGTTAAGTTATCTTTCAGGGATCGCCGCCCTCGGCGTATTTTTCGGGCTCGCCGTTTTCCTGGCCGGTGTTGAGGTCAAAGACCTGGACCTGTGGCTGCATTTGAAGACCGGCCAGATCATCGCCGAAACCGGATCTGTCCCGTCCGTTGACATTTTTTCCTCCACCATCGCCGGAAGACCCTGGATCAATCACGAATGGCTGTTCCAGGTCCTTGTCCACTATGTGCATCAGTTCTTCGGCTTTGACGGGCTGATCACCATGCAGGTATGGGTGGTGACCCTGACCCTGGCCCTGCTGCTTTTTCTGGGCTACAGCCGCGAGCGTCAATGGCTGGTTGTTTTCACCCTGCTTCTGGTTCTTTTGGTCTATAAGACCCGTTTCACGATACGTCCTGACATTTTTTCCCTGCTTTTTTTCGTCCTTTACGTCCATCTTTGTTCAGCGCACATTCACAAGCGATGGTTTTTGCCCGCTCTGGTCCTGATCCAGGTGGTGTGGACGAACATGCACGGGTTTTTCTTTTTCGGGCCCTTGCTCATCGGGACCGGGATATTCGCGGAATTCCTCAAGCGCCGCGTGCCCCTGCCCTTTGAATGGAATACCGTCGCGCGTTTGACCGACGAAGAATACCGGCGTCTTCGATGGGCGGGCTTAGCCGTGCTTCTGGCCTGCTGTGTCAATCCTTTGGGTATCAAAGGCGCTTTATACCCGCTTGTTGTCCTGGGACAATTGGGCAATGGGGCAGGGGTATTTTTCAAACACATCACCGAACTGCAAAAACCCATTGCCTGGAACACGCTGTTCACGCTGCAATACCTTCCTTATAAAATGCTGATCCTGCTCTCGGCTTTAAGTTTCGTTTTTAACCGCCGGCGCGTGGATGTGAGCGTTTTTTTGGTGTGGATCGTCTTTCTCTTATTTTCGCTCACCGCCATACGCAATATGGTTTTTTTCGCGGCGGCCGCGTATCTGGTCTTTGCCGCCAATGCCGCGCAGGTCGTCTGGGACGACGTGACGCCGCTGCGTTTCACGCATCCCAGGTTCAAATCCATGACCGGCATTATCCTGAAGCTCTCCCTGCTCATGTGGATGATGAATCTGGGGCTGGCGGTGGCCACCAACGGCTATTTTGATTTTGATACGTATGAGCGCAAAAGCGAATTCGGGGGACTGTCCAAACGCAGTTATCCGTATAAGGCCGTGGATTTTTTGGTCGCCAACGGCATCAAAGGTGATTTTTTCAATGATTTTAATTCCGGCGCGTATCTCATCGGCCGCGCTTACCCCAACGTGAAGGTTTTTATCGACGGACGCACCGAACTGTACGGCTCGGATTTTTTTGAACGTTATCAAAAGGTATGGAAGCAGGGAGACCTGAAGATGTTCCGGGAGATGGATATCAAACGCAATATCACCGGCGCGTTCTTGAACAACAACAATCAGGACATCCCGCGCAAGGTCCTTAAGATGTTTGCCCGCATGCCCGGATGGAAGGTCGTGTATTTCGACGACGATGCCGTCATTTTTCTTAAAGAGACGCCGGTCCATAAACCCCTGATCACGAAATTTGCCGTTGATCTGAACAAGTGGAACCCCAAACCCATGGACCTCTTGAAGCTCGGCCCCAAACGCATTGACCCGTTCCCGTTTGTCAGCCGTGCTTATCTCCTGGAGTCCTTGGGGATGGACGGGCCCGCCTTAAAGGAGGTGGCGTGCGCCTTGCAGGTGTCGCCCGACCACCCCGGGGCATACAGGTTGTGGGGGAAGATCGATGCACGGCGCCGGGATTATCGCAAAGCGTTTGAACATTTCCGCATGGCCGTCATGCTGTTTCCCGGCGACCGCCAGAGCCGCATGGGACTGGCCAATGCCTATGAACATTTGGGGGACCGTCAGGGAGCGCTCAGGCAATACGAACGCCTGCTTGCGGATAAGCCCAATGATGTTAGAATAGCCGATAAAGTCAGGAAGTTGAAAGAACGTTTGAAAAAGTAA
- a CDS encoding ATP-binding cassette domain-containing protein: MLEMRDIKKYFASGLVKAVDGVSLSVERGECLAIVGESGCGKTTLAKVLLGLLPADEGRILLDGKLLDTRGRRKVQIVFQDPYASLDPLWTVRGILSEAFHARPGLGPQEQERQMRAVLAEVGLTEDMLVRRPHQLSGGQRQRAAIARALLTQPRVLVLDEPVSSLDVLVQKQIMDLLKKVRSDFALTCVFISHNLRVVRDFGDKIAVMREGRVLQTGSWAQVFGPDGHPYARQLHKAAFEYTT, translated from the coding sequence ATGCTTGAGATGCGGGACATCAAGAAATATTTCGCTTCCGGCCTTGTCAAAGCCGTGGACGGGGTCAGTTTATCTGTTGAGCGCGGTGAATGTCTGGCCATCGTCGGTGAATCCGGATGCGGGAAAACCACGCTGGCCAAGGTCCTTTTGGGATTATTGCCCGCGGATGAAGGGCGGATACTGCTCGACGGCAAACTTCTGGATACCCGCGGCCGGCGTAAGGTCCAAATTGTTTTTCAGGACCCTTACGCCAGTCTGGACCCGCTCTGGACGGTGCGCGGCATTTTGTCTGAAGCGTTCCATGCGCGGCCCGGTCTGGGCCCCCAGGAGCAGGAGAGGCAGATGCGCGCCGTGCTTGCCGAGGTCGGTTTAACAGAGGACATGCTGGTCCGCCGGCCCCATCAGTTGAGCGGCGGCCAGCGCCAGCGCGCGGCCATTGCCCGGGCGCTGTTGACCCAGCCCCGCGTGCTGGTGCTCGATGAGCCCGTGTCGTCTCTGGACGTGCTGGTGCAAAAACAGATCATGGACCTTTTGAAGAAGGTCCGCAGTGATTTCGCGCTGACATGCGTTTTTATTTCCCATAATCTGCGTGTCGTGCGGGATTTCGGTGATAAAATAGCCGTGATGCGTGAGGGCCGCGTCCTTCAAACAGGGTCCTGGGCGCAGGTTTTTGGTCCCGACGGACATCCATACGCGCGCCAACTCCATAAAGCCGCTTTCGAATATACGACATGA
- the glgC gene encoding glucose-1-phosphate adenylyltransferase, which yields MRDILTFILAGGKGERLDPLTRDRAKPAVPFGGIYRIVDFALSNCVNSGLRRIFLLTQYKSFSLQRHILEGWNIYSNQLGEFIDVVPAQQRISADWYRGTADAIYQNLNMVQDYDPKLVLILAGDHVYKMDYRKMIDDHVRTGADMTVACLSMPKSEAAYFGVVEVNKNSMIVGFQEKPKDPKTIPSDPGSIFGSMGIYLFNADVLFKELKIDADKSDSGHDFGKNIIPQMIQKKMKVSAYDFAANNEFSYWRDIGTRDAYYQANMDLVGPDPKFNLFERSWPLRTHYHHYSPVRAYTTGKKPGTIVNSLVASGCVLESAQVIHSVVSNNVFIKDGASVTNSVIMDSVTIGQGAQIQNAIIDKDVVIPAGARIGFDAEDDRKRFTLTTSGIVIVAKKTSL from the coding sequence ATGCGTGATATTTTGACCTTCATCCTCGCCGGCGGCAAAGGCGAGCGTTTAGACCCCCTGACCCGCGACCGGGCCAAGCCCGCCGTTCCTTTCGGCGGCATTTACCGCATCGTTGATTTTGCATTGAGCAATTGCGTCAACTCCGGGCTGCGCCGGATTTTTCTTTTGACCCAGTACAAGTCCTTTTCCCTGCAGCGGCACATCCTGGAGGGATGGAACATTTATTCCAATCAATTGGGGGAGTTCATCGACGTGGTCCCGGCCCAGCAGCGTATTTCCGCCGACTGGTACCGCGGCACCGCGGACGCCATTTACCAGAATTTGAACATGGTCCAGGATTATGACCCGAAACTGGTGCTCATCCTCGCCGGCGATCACGTCTACAAGATGGATTACCGCAAGATGATCGACGATCACGTCCGTACAGGCGCGGACATGACCGTGGCGTGCTTGTCCATGCCTAAAAGCGAAGCCGCCTATTTCGGGGTGGTTGAAGTGAATAAAAATAGCATGATCGTGGGTTTTCAGGAAAAACCGAAAGACCCTAAAACCATCCCGTCGGACCCCGGCTCCATTTTCGGGTCCATGGGCATTTACCTTTTTAATGCGGACGTTTTGTTCAAAGAATTGAAGATCGACGCGGACAAAAGCGATTCCGGCCATGATTTCGGTAAGAACATCATCCCGCAGATGATCCAAAAGAAAATGAAGGTGTCCGCTTACGATTTTGCGGCCAATAATGAATTTTCGTATTGGCGCGACATCGGGACCCGCGACGCCTATTATCAGGCCAACATGGACCTGGTGGGCCCCGACCCCAAATTCAACCTTTTTGAAAGATCATGGCCCTTAAGGACGCATTATCATCATTATTCGCCCGTGCGCGCGTACACGACGGGTAAAAAACCAGGGACGATCGTCAATTCTTTGGTGGCCAGTGGTTGTGTCCTGGAAAGCGCGCAGGTCATCCATTCGGTGGTTTCCAACAATGTGTTCATTAAGGACGGGGCGTCGGTGACAAATTCCGTGATCATGGACAGCGTCACCATAGGCCAAGGGGCGCAGATCCAGAATGCCATCATTGACAAGGACGTGGTCATTCCCGCGGGTGCCCGCATCGGTTTTGATGCAGAGGACGACCGTAAACGTTTTACGCTGACCACGTCGGGGATAGTAATTGTTGCGAAAAAAACATCATTATGA
- a CDS encoding trans-2-enoyl-CoA reductase family protein, giving the protein MIIQSKIRGFICITAHPIGCARNVAGQIAYVRSRGAVSGGPKKVLVLGASHGYGLASRITAAFGCGAATMGVFFERPSDGKRTATAGWYNSAAFETEAKKAGLYAKSFNGDAFSDDMRRQVCDAVARDWGQTDCVIYSLASPRRIDPKTGTLYKSILKPKGKPYTNKSIDFEANRVTTVTLEAATDEEIQDTVKVMGGEDWEFWIEALRARNLLAPKALTVAYSYIGPDMTTAVYRNGTIGAAKDHLEAMAHKLDVLLKPSGGRAVVSVNKALVTQSSSAIPFIPLYFVLLMKVMKTKGVHEDCIQQAYRLFAERLYNGRAFDHIPVDEAGRVRIDNLEMLPEVQAEVNKLWAIVSSDNVNAIADVTGYNSDFLRLFGFGMEGVDYDADVDPLVGPDVPLEQADVSKHRS; this is encoded by the coding sequence ATGATCATTCAGTCGAAGATCCGCGGTTTCATCTGCATCACCGCCCATCCCATCGGATGCGCCCGCAATGTCGCCGGGCAGATCGCTTATGTGCGTTCGCGCGGGGCCGTCAGCGGCGGGCCTAAAAAGGTCCTGGTGCTGGGCGCCTCTCACGGTTATGGCCTGGCTTCGCGCATTACAGCTGCTTTCGGCTGCGGCGCGGCCACGATGGGTGTCTTCTTTGAAAGACCCTCTGACGGCAAACGCACGGCCACGGCCGGGTGGTACAATTCCGCCGCTTTTGAAACAGAAGCCAAAAAGGCGGGGCTTTACGCCAAAAGTTTTAACGGTGATGCTTTTTCCGACGACATGCGCCGGCAGGTCTGTGACGCCGTTGCCAGGGACTGGGGACAGACCGACTGCGTCATTTATTCCCTGGCTTCTCCGCGGCGTATTGACCCTAAGACCGGAACATTATATAAGTCCATTCTTAAGCCCAAAGGCAAACCTTACACCAATAAGAGCATTGATTTTGAGGCCAACCGGGTGACCACGGTCACTTTGGAAGCGGCGACCGACGAAGAAATACAGGACACGGTCAAGGTCATGGGCGGGGAGGACTGGGAATTTTGGATCGAGGCCTTGCGCGCGCGGAATTTACTGGCGCCCAAGGCATTGACCGTGGCGTATTCCTACATCGGTCCGGACATGACTACGGCCGTGTACCGCAACGGCACCATCGGCGCGGCCAAAGACCATCTGGAGGCCATGGCCCATAAACTCGATGTCCTTCTCAAGCCAAGCGGCGGCCGGGCCGTGGTATCCGTCAACAAGGCCTTAGTCACCCAAAGCAGTTCCGCCATTCCTTTTATTCCTTTATACTTTGTGCTCTTGATGAAGGTGATGAAGACCAAGGGTGTGCATGAGGACTGTATCCAGCAGGCCTATCGGCTCTTTGCCGAACGTCTGTATAACGGGCGCGCGTTTGATCATATCCCCGTGGATGAGGCCGGCCGCGTGCGCATTGACAACCTGGAAATGCTGCCTGAGGTCCAGGCGGAGGTCAACAAACTGTGGGCCATCGTGTCCAGTGACAATGTGAACGCCATCGCCGACGTCACCGGTTATAACAGCGATTTCCTGCGCCTCTTCGGCTTCGGCATGGAGGGTGTTGACTACGACGCCGACGTCGACCCCTTAGTCGGCCCCGACGTGCCCCTTGAGCAAGCCGACGTTTCAAAACACCGCTCTTGA
- a CDS encoding ABC transporter ATP-binding protein — protein sequence MNLLSIQNLTVTVNETKILNDVSFCVGKGRIMALVGGSGGGKTTAGMSILRLLAEPLCIRSGSVIFDGQDILSLPHQQMRRLRGAQIAMVFQEPLDAFDPLFTIGEQIDEVLAAHTDLSSQQRHERAMEVLSQAQLPQPERVVRRYPHQLSGGQRQRAMIAQAIACRPKLLIADEPTSNLDVVAQAGIMDVLRALKSEMSVILITHDLGMVAHIADDAVVLCEGRVVEAGPVMDIMTNPRHPYTQAMVKVFQ from the coding sequence ATGAATTTATTATCCATCCAAAATTTAACAGTTACTGTTAACGAAACAAAAATTCTCAACGACGTTTCTTTTTGTGTGGGCAAAGGACGCATCATGGCTCTGGTCGGCGGTTCAGGCGGCGGTAAGACCACCGCGGGGATGTCCATCCTGCGGCTTCTGGCCGAACCCCTGTGCATCCGCAGCGGGAGCGTCATTTTTGATGGTCAGGATATTTTATCTTTACCTCACCAACAGATGCGTCGTCTGCGGGGAGCGCAGATCGCCATGGTGTTCCAGGAGCCGTTGGACGCTTTTGATCCTTTGTTCACCATCGGCGAACAGATCGACGAGGTTTTGGCCGCGCATACTGATCTATCATCGCAACAGCGCCATGAAAGAGCCATGGAAGTTTTGTCCCAGGCGCAATTGCCGCAGCCCGAACGCGTGGTCCGCCGTTATCCCCATCAGTTGAGCGGCGGCCAGCGCCAGCGCGCCATGATCGCCCAGGCCATTGCCTGTAGACCAAAACTTTTGATCGCGGATGAGCCCACCAGCAATCTGGACGTCGTGGCCCAGGCCGGGATCATGGACGTGTTGCGCGCGCTTAAGTCGGAGATGTCCGTCATTTTGATCACCCATGATCTGGGCATGGTCGCGCACATTGCTGATGACGCGGTCGTGTTATGCGAGGGCAGGGTCGTGGAAGCGGGGCCGGTCATGGACATCATGACAAACCCGCGTCATCCGTACACGCAAGCCATGGTCAAGGTATTCCAATAA